One genomic window of Myxococcales bacterium includes the following:
- a CDS encoding sterol desaturase family protein: MQATKDDARPTTTRMFESDLVERFSRINPVTPFVFWLPVLCFLLGRAIVRHEVAPLPMAALVVGGVFFWTFAEYVLHRYVFHFVRDSAFWRRFHFLIHGVHHDFPDDKDRLVMPLGASIPMGVGFFTLFSLTMGAVAEPFFVGFGLGYLAYDGTHFALHHFKLSGSIGKALRKHHMLHHHLDHAGGFGVSSPLWDLVFRTMPQPRKRAAKSA; this comes from the coding sequence ATGCAGGCGACGAAAGACGACGCACGGCCCACCACGACGCGCATGTTCGAGAGTGACTTGGTGGAGCGTTTCTCGCGCATCAACCCGGTCACACCGTTCGTGTTCTGGCTGCCCGTGCTGTGCTTCTTGCTCGGCCGCGCGATCGTGCGTCACGAGGTCGCGCCGCTGCCGATGGCAGCGCTCGTCGTGGGCGGCGTCTTCTTCTGGACCTTCGCGGAGTACGTGCTCCACAGGTACGTGTTCCACTTCGTCCGCGATTCGGCGTTCTGGCGCCGCTTCCACTTTCTGATCCACGGCGTCCACCACGACTTCCCGGACGACAAGGACCGCCTCGTGATGCCCCTCGGCGCGAGCATCCCGATGGGCGTGGGCTTCTTCACGCTCTTCTCGCTCACGATGGGCGCGGTGGCCGAGCCCTTCTTCGTCGGCTTCGGCCTCGGCTACCTGGCGTACGACGGCACGCACTTCGCGCTTCATCACTTCAAGCTGAGCGGCTCGATCGGCAAGGCGCTCCGTAAGCACCACATGCTGCACCATCACCTCGACCACGCGGGTGGCTTCGGGGTCTCGTCGCCGCTGTGGGACCTCGTCTTCCGCACGATGCCTCAGCCGCGAAAGCGCGCGGCGAAGAGCGCCTGA
- a CDS encoding MarR family transcriptional regulator: MAEQDRFARAVVSVARGFGKMGRERARAGEVTPQQAETLQLIAQRGALSTSTLATLLGIDPSTASRNLTGLEREGYITRKKGTSDGRQTDVRLTPRGKRTADAVTADSQRALGALVEKLPRADRARVIEALEVLAKVLESEG; this comes from the coding sequence ATGGCCGAGCAAGACAGGTTCGCAAGAGCGGTGGTGTCGGTAGCCCGAGGGTTCGGCAAGATGGGTCGCGAGCGCGCCCGTGCCGGCGAGGTTACCCCCCAGCAGGCAGAGACCCTCCAGCTTATCGCGCAGCGCGGTGCGCTCTCGACATCGACCCTAGCGACGCTGCTCGGGATCGACCCGTCGACGGCGAGCCGCAACCTCACGGGGCTCGAGCGCGAGGGCTACATCACGCGGAAGAAGGGCACGAGCGACGGTCGCCAGACCGACGTGCGCCTCACCCCGCGCGGCAAGCGCACGGCCGACGCCGTGACGGCCGACTCGCAGCGCGCGCTCGGCGCGCTCGTCGAGAAGCTCCCGCGAGCCGACCGCGCTCGCGTGATCGAGGCCCTCGAGGTGCTCGCGAAGGTGCTCGAGTCCGAGGGCTGA
- a CDS encoding TolC family protein: protein MVLILPTRAYILALTVGVLVPASATAAPSSGPSAPAARASAVVPGVSATPAADASGRLPAAATGPAGLPVPTVPPSAPASAAVVVRRAVHVYSLPECLALAERNHPNLWAARARLASFHAQLDEAKWTPFFQGWSANATIGVIPPLGGTPYYGATQSVLLNPSFNTSFGPFFQFSVNGGLPLYTFGKITGYWRAAEAQIRAGEWDLEKFRQQVRFDVRRAYFNLLLARDALYIADEALKGVDKGLDKINEHLEKSDSGYDEVDRLRLQFYKDELIARTGDARRGETIALAALRFLTGVATQFDVPDEPLKRPDVPVRPVVRYLAAARLFRPEVNYARAGVAARRALTEVAQARFFPDIYLGMNASYLIAPNATQQTTAWVLDPFNRFGWGAALGVRWGLDVLPNQARLVQGESLLEETRSLERLALGGIAVEVETAYGAVNEAKVREEAWSRNEHLAKGWLSSVRDAIDLGTKDERYLIEPTRFYIGARVAHVQALMDYNIALSELARVSGIDSVAPDAGPGGG, encoded by the coding sequence ATGGTCCTCATCCTGCCCACACGTGCGTACATCCTCGCGCTGACGGTCGGGGTGTTGGTGCCAGCGAGCGCGACCGCGGCACCCTCGTCCGGGCCCTCTGCGCCCGCTGCGCGAGCCAGCGCGGTGGTCCCCGGTGTGAGCGCCACCCCCGCCGCCGACGCGTCTGGGAGGCTCCCAGCGGCCGCCACGGGCCCAGCGGGGCTTCCCGTGCCCACGGTGCCCCCGTCAGCGCCCGCGTCCGCCGCGGTCGTCGTGCGGCGCGCGGTGCACGTCTACTCGCTCCCCGAGTGCCTCGCGCTGGCCGAGCGCAACCACCCGAACCTGTGGGCGGCGCGCGCGCGCCTCGCGAGCTTCCACGCCCAGCTCGACGAGGCCAAGTGGACGCCCTTCTTCCAGGGCTGGAGCGCGAACGCGACGATCGGCGTCATCCCTCCGCTCGGGGGCACGCCGTACTACGGGGCGACCCAGTCGGTGCTCCTGAACCCGAGCTTCAACACGTCGTTCGGTCCGTTCTTTCAGTTCTCGGTGAACGGCGGCCTCCCGCTCTACACGTTCGGGAAGATCACGGGATACTGGCGCGCGGCCGAAGCGCAGATCCGCGCCGGTGAGTGGGACCTCGAGAAATTTCGCCAGCAGGTGCGCTTCGACGTGCGCCGGGCGTACTTCAACCTGCTGCTCGCCCGCGACGCGCTCTACATCGCCGACGAGGCGCTCAAGGGGGTCGACAAGGGCCTCGACAAGATCAACGAGCACCTCGAGAAGAGCGACAGCGGGTACGACGAGGTCGATCGCCTTCGGCTCCAGTTCTACAAGGACGAGCTCATCGCGCGGACGGGCGACGCGCGGCGCGGCGAGACCATCGCGCTCGCCGCCCTCCGGTTCCTGACGGGGGTGGCGACCCAGTTCGACGTGCCCGACGAGCCCCTCAAGCGGCCCGACGTGCCGGTGCGGCCGGTGGTGCGTTACCTGGCGGCCGCGCGCCTGTTTCGACCCGAGGTCAACTACGCCCGCGCCGGCGTCGCCGCACGGCGCGCGCTCACGGAGGTCGCGCAGGCGCGCTTCTTCCCCGACATCTATCTCGGCATGAACGCGAGCTACCTCATCGCGCCCAACGCCACGCAGCAGACCACCGCGTGGGTGCTCGACCCGTTCAATCGCTTCGGGTGGGGCGCGGCGCTCGGCGTGCGCTGGGGGCTCGATGTCCTGCCCAACCAGGCGAGGCTCGTTCAGGGCGAGTCGCTCCTCGAGGAGACTCGCTCCCTCGAGCGCCTCGCGCTCGGTGGCATCGCCGTCGAGGTCGAGACCGCCTACGGCGCCGTCAACGAGGCGAAGGTCCGCGAAGAGGCCTGGTCGCGCAACGAGCACCTCGCGAAGGGGTGGCTCTCCAGCGTGCGGGACGCGATCGACCTCGGCACGAAGGATGAGCGCTACCTCATCGAGCCGACGCGCTTCTACATCGGCGCCCGCGTCGCGCACGTGCAGGCGCTCATGGACTACAACATCGCGCTCTCCGAGCTCGCCCGCGTGAGCGGGATCGACTCGGTCGCCCCGGACGCAGGCCCCGGCGGCGGCTGA
- a CDS encoding diguanylate cyclase — MSGEPPRIGVFARDAVTRSALAAKLEEVGYTAEAHGDAAVARARVEAGGVDVVIADSPSLCRALRGLGDERFVPVMLLVMASDGAGRLEGVLAGADACLDEPIEETSLLSQIDAMLRLKRAHAAWLRARAELELVSLIDPMTGVYGFRYLHARLPDLFEAAERRHEPLACVLVDVDGLRQHNAVHGRAFGDSVLVQVARGVRAGVRHADVVVRYGADDFLLLLPATHFGGAMTVAERVFEAVGSQTFSTPLGRQVPVAVSMGVALFPGREVRTRGELLRAAAAALSDAKREGGRRVAVFRHEGPILTRTGGS, encoded by the coding sequence GTGAGCGGCGAGCCGCCGCGCATCGGCGTATTCGCCCGTGACGCGGTCACGCGCAGCGCGCTCGCGGCGAAGCTGGAGGAGGTGGGGTACACCGCCGAGGCGCACGGGGACGCCGCCGTCGCGCGCGCGCGCGTCGAGGCGGGAGGCGTCGACGTGGTCATCGCAGACAGCCCGAGCCTGTGCCGCGCGCTGAGGGGCCTCGGCGACGAACGCTTCGTGCCCGTCATGCTCCTCGTGATGGCGAGCGACGGCGCGGGCAGGCTCGAGGGCGTCCTCGCGGGCGCCGACGCCTGCCTCGACGAGCCGATCGAGGAGACCTCCCTGCTCTCTCAGATCGACGCCATGCTGCGGCTCAAGCGCGCCCACGCGGCGTGGCTGCGGGCGCGCGCGGAGCTCGAGCTCGTTTCGCTGATCGACCCGATGACCGGCGTCTACGGGTTCAGATACCTCCACGCCCGGCTCCCCGATCTGTTCGAGGCGGCAGAGCGGCGCCACGAGCCGCTCGCTTGCGTGCTCGTCGACGTCGACGGGCTGCGCCAACACAACGCGGTGCACGGCCGGGCCTTCGGCGACTCGGTGCTCGTCCAGGTCGCGCGGGGCGTCCGCGCGGGAGTGCGCCACGCCGACGTGGTCGTGCGGTATGGCGCCGACGATTTTCTGCTGCTCCTGCCGGCCACCCACTTCGGGGGCGCCATGACGGTCGCTGAGCGCGTCTTCGAGGCGGTCGGCTCACAGACCTTCTCGACTCCCCTCGGTCGCCAGGTGCCCGTCGCCGTATCGATGGGTGTCGCGCTCTTCCCGGGGCGCGAGGTCCGCACACGCGGGGAGCTTCTGCGGGCGGCGGCGGCGGCGCTGAGCGACGCGAAACGAGAGGGCGGGCGTCGCGTCGCCGTGTTTCGGCACGAGGGCCCCATCCTGACGCGTACCGGCGGCTCGTGA
- the mutY gene encoding A/G-specific adenine glycosylase, whose product MTNRTRRDGPSARAERKPAHVERAAQGEPPDAADIGAPLLAWYRQSARALPWRRAAPDPYAVWLSEVMLQQTRVDTVVPYYHRFLELFPTVGALAEAPEEEVLAAWSGLGYYRRARMLHKGAREIAAAGRFPSSRDELRTISGVGPYTAAAVASIAFGEPTELVDGNVARVLARVFALTCDIKSTRGSAEVWAVARRELRRDVPGEWNQALMELGATVCTPKPACPGCPLAAACQARARGLEGELPRSAKKAPPREERRVALVATNAAGERLLGQRLPELRFGGMWEPPSAALGASDDEGSGAAALAALLATSLGDCRDCGIVVHVLSHRRLVVKVLAARLDGPPLGPAGDYASFAWVGLSAVERRGVSALARKLLAAGAT is encoded by the coding sequence GTGACGAACAGAACCAGGCGCGACGGACCGTCAGCCCGCGCCGAACGCAAACCTGCGCACGTCGAGCGGGCGGCGCAAGGTGAACCGCCAGACGCAGCCGACATCGGGGCCCCGCTCCTCGCCTGGTACCGCCAGTCGGCCCGCGCGCTGCCGTGGCGCCGCGCCGCCCCCGATCCGTACGCGGTCTGGCTGAGCGAGGTGATGCTCCAGCAGACCCGCGTGGACACCGTGGTGCCCTACTACCATAGGTTTCTCGAGCTGTTTCCGACGGTTGGCGCTCTCGCTGAGGCCCCCGAGGAGGAGGTGCTCGCGGCGTGGAGCGGGCTTGGGTACTACCGGCGCGCGCGCATGCTCCACAAGGGCGCCCGAGAAATCGCGGCGGCGGGCCGGTTTCCGTCGTCGCGCGACGAGCTGCGGACCATCTCCGGCGTGGGCCCGTACACGGCGGCCGCGGTCGCGAGCATCGCGTTCGGCGAGCCGACAGAGCTGGTCGACGGCAACGTGGCGCGCGTGCTGGCCCGGGTCTTCGCGCTGACCTGCGACATCAAGAGCACCCGGGGGAGCGCGGAGGTCTGGGCGGTGGCCCGGCGCGAGCTCCGCCGCGACGTGCCCGGCGAGTGGAACCAGGCCCTCATGGAGCTCGGGGCGACGGTGTGCACCCCCAAGCCGGCCTGCCCGGGCTGCCCGCTCGCCGCCGCATGCCAAGCGCGCGCGCGGGGCCTGGAGGGCGAGCTGCCCCGCTCGGCGAAGAAGGCGCCCCCACGCGAGGAGCGGCGCGTCGCCCTCGTCGCGACGAACGCCGCGGGGGAGCGCCTGCTAGGGCAGCGGCTCCCCGAGCTGCGCTTCGGCGGCATGTGGGAGCCCCCGAGCGCGGCGCTCGGAGCGAGCGACGACGAGGGCAGCGGGGCCGCGGCGCTCGCGGCGCTCTTGGCGACTTCGTTGGGCGACTGCCGGGACTGTGGCATCGTGGTCCACGTGCTGTCTCACCGGAGGCTCGTGGTGAAGGTGCTCGCGGCGCGGCTCGACGGCCCACCGCTCGGCCCCGCAGGCGACTACGCGTCCTTCGCGTGGGTCGGACTCTCGGCGGTGGAGCGCCGCGGCGTCAGCGCGCTGGCCCGGAAGCTCCTCGCGGCGGGCGCCACGTGA
- a CDS encoding serine/threonine protein kinase, which produces MAELASGGMATVFLARLSSVAGFQRLYAIKRLHPHLQREQEFVDMFLDEARLAARIHHPNVVSILEVGESARGYYLVMEYVEGDTVAHLLARAAQKQTRLPTEVTVRIALDALAGLDAAHELKDDHDQPLQVVHRDVSPQNILIGVDGTTRITDFGVARAAARLTTTRTGQLKGKLAYMAPEQARGQGVDRRADVFALGIVLWEALAMRRLFKGDGEAETLSRVLNDVVPPLRSIVPTLPSGVEAAVMKALERDPANRFATAAEFADALEKAGRAVRCVGSHKDVAACLEAHMGAEISEQRTAVRTWLALSEPSRVARRQGAEEASGPQAVDRSEPRGVTPTAAQLEVTSPSGAAIREASGPVISAPTSVSASSLSTLTEASPSEPPPPARRKWAPILLAGLAGGALVAIVAKAGPFGAAPVATPAAAPPSATAAPVAPAPSIGAPVAAASSSSAPAAPAPAHAETTPLRKGTRVATPGKAAPAPSATAKSTKPIPDDISNNPYR; this is translated from the coding sequence GTGGCCGAGCTCGCGAGCGGCGGCATGGCGACCGTGTTCCTCGCGCGACTCAGCTCGGTGGCAGGGTTTCAGCGCCTCTACGCGATCAAACGGCTCCACCCGCACTTGCAGCGCGAGCAAGAGTTCGTCGACATGTTCCTCGACGAGGCTAGGCTCGCCGCGCGGATCCACCACCCGAACGTGGTCTCGATCCTCGAGGTGGGCGAGAGCGCCCGCGGTTACTACCTCGTCATGGAGTACGTCGAGGGCGACACGGTCGCGCACCTCTTGGCGCGCGCCGCTCAGAAGCAGACGAGGCTCCCCACCGAGGTCACGGTGCGCATCGCGCTCGACGCGCTCGCGGGGCTCGACGCCGCGCACGAGCTCAAAGACGACCACGACCAGCCCCTCCAGGTCGTGCACCGCGACGTGTCCCCGCAGAACATCCTGATCGGCGTGGATGGCACCACTCGCATCACCGATTTCGGCGTGGCGCGCGCCGCGGCCCGCCTGACCACTACGCGCACGGGGCAACTAAAGGGCAAGCTCGCCTACATGGCGCCCGAGCAGGCGCGCGGGCAGGGCGTCGATCGTCGCGCCGACGTCTTCGCGCTCGGTATCGTGCTCTGGGAAGCGCTGGCCATGCGCCGCCTCTTCAAGGGCGACGGCGAGGCCGAGACGCTCTCCCGCGTGCTGAACGACGTGGTGCCGCCGCTCCGCTCGATCGTCCCTACGCTCCCTTCAGGGGTCGAGGCCGCGGTGATGAAAGCGCTCGAACGCGATCCGGCGAACCGCTTCGCCACCGCGGCAGAGTTCGCGGATGCGCTCGAGAAGGCGGGCCGCGCCGTCCGCTGCGTGGGCTCGCACAAGGACGTGGCTGCCTGTCTCGAAGCGCACATGGGGGCCGAGATCTCCGAGCAGCGCACGGCCGTGCGGACGTGGCTCGCGCTCAGCGAGCCGAGCCGCGTGGCCCGCCGTCAGGGCGCCGAGGAGGCCTCGGGGCCGCAGGCCGTGGACCGCTCGGAGCCGCGCGGTGTCACCCCGACCGCCGCACAGCTCGAGGTCACGTCGCCGTCCGGCGCGGCCATCCGCGAAGCGTCGGGGCCGGTCATCAGCGCGCCAACTTCGGTCTCCGCTTCCTCGCTGTCGACTCTCACCGAGGCGAGCCCGAGCGAGCCGCCCCCGCCAGCGCGCCGCAAGTGGGCGCCGATCCTGCTCGCCGGCCTCGCGGGCGGGGCGCTCGTCGCGATCGTGGCCAAGGCCGGCCCCTTCGGCGCCGCGCCGGTCGCCACCCCCGCAGCGGCGCCGCCGTCCGCGACGGCCGCTCCCGTGGCTCCAGCACCCTCGATCGGCGCGCCGGTCGCGGCCGCATCTTCGTCGTCCGCGCCCGCGGCGCCGGCGCCCGCGCACGCCGAGACCACGCCCCTCAGAAAGGGGACGCGTGTGGCGACGCCCGGCAAGGCGGCGCCCGCGCCCAGCGCCACGGCCAAGTCCACCAAGCCCATCCCCGACGACATCTCGAACAATCCGTACCGCTGA
- a CDS encoding 2-oxo acid dehydrogenase subunit E2: MARWEFKLPDIGEGVTEGEIVAWLCRPGDVLTEDAPMVEVMTDKATVTITSPRSGLVVETQGAVGAIVAVHSVLVVFELDGPSLVASAASGRAGPNPSAADEGPAATAVGDIRESLPGMGRPALAAAPAAGPAPRAVPSYFNERPLATPATRKLARDRGVNLSEVPPTGPQGRVTKSDVEAFAGSAPAPESVIETARPAALATTPPAAAAPAPAPGQAPAAREPVKIASLSDGSAILEERVPFAGMRRKISARMAQSKHTAAHFTFVEECDAGALRALRERMKAQAASAGVKLSFLPFFVKAVVAALKKHPILNSALDESTNELVYRKVYNIGIAASTDAGLIVPVVKNADRKSLLEIARDIERLAGDAKAGKSKGEDLSGSTFTITSLGAQGGLFATPIINFPEVGILGIHQMKEKPVVRDGQIVIGHVMLLSLSFDHRIVDGHVGAAFAYEIIAYLEDPDRLFLEMT; encoded by the coding sequence ATGGCGCGCTGGGAATTCAAGCTTCCGGATATCGGTGAAGGCGTGACGGAGGGCGAGATCGTCGCCTGGCTCTGCCGGCCCGGGGACGTACTCACCGAGGACGCGCCGATGGTGGAGGTGATGACCGACAAGGCGACCGTCACCATCACGTCGCCGCGGTCCGGCCTGGTGGTCGAGACCCAGGGCGCGGTGGGCGCGATCGTGGCGGTCCACTCCGTGCTGGTGGTCTTCGAGCTCGACGGGCCATCGCTGGTCGCGTCGGCGGCCTCGGGCCGCGCCGGGCCCAATCCGTCCGCGGCCGACGAGGGCCCCGCGGCGACCGCCGTCGGCGACATCCGCGAGTCTCTCCCGGGCATGGGAAGGCCCGCGCTCGCAGCCGCGCCCGCAGCCGGTCCCGCACCGCGCGCAGTCCCCAGCTATTTCAACGAGCGGCCGCTCGCCACGCCGGCGACCCGCAAGCTCGCGCGCGACCGCGGCGTGAACCTCTCCGAGGTGCCGCCGACCGGGCCGCAGGGCCGGGTCACCAAGTCCGACGTCGAGGCATTCGCGGGCAGCGCCCCGGCGCCCGAGAGCGTCATCGAGACCGCGCGCCCCGCCGCGCTCGCCACCACGCCGCCCGCGGCTGCGGCCCCGGCCCCCGCGCCAGGGCAGGCCCCGGCCGCGCGGGAGCCTGTGAAGATCGCGTCGCTGTCGGACGGCTCCGCGATCCTCGAGGAGCGCGTGCCGTTCGCGGGCATGCGCCGCAAGATCAGCGCTCGCATGGCGCAGTCGAAGCACACCGCGGCGCATTTCACGTTCGTCGAGGAGTGCGACGCGGGCGCGCTGCGCGCCCTGCGCGAGCGCATGAAGGCGCAGGCTGCGAGCGCAGGCGTGAAGCTCTCGTTCTTGCCGTTCTTCGTGAAGGCCGTGGTCGCGGCGCTGAAGAAGCACCCCATCCTCAACTCCGCGCTCGACGAGTCGACCAACGAGCTTGTCTATCGCAAGGTCTACAACATCGGGATCGCAGCCTCCACCGACGCCGGCCTCATCGTGCCCGTGGTCAAGAACGCGGACAGGAAGAGCCTGCTCGAGATCGCGCGCGACATCGAGCGCCTCGCGGGCGACGCGAAGGCGGGGAAGTCCAAGGGCGAGGATCTCTCGGGGTCGACGTTCACCATCACCTCGCTCGGGGCACAGGGCGGCCTCTTCGCCACGCCGATCATCAACTTCCCCGAGGTGGGCATCCTCGGGATACATCAGATGAAAGAGAAGCCGGTCGTCCGCGACGGGCAGATCGTGATCGGCCACGTGATGCTCCTGTCTCTGTCGTTCGACCACCGGATCGTCGACGGGCACGTGGGCGCGGCCTTCGCGTACGAGATCATTGCCTACCTCGAGGACCCCGATCGCCTCTTCCTCGAGATGACGTGA
- a CDS encoding alpha-ketoacid dehydrogenase subunit beta codes for MTQMNLVSAINDALKVAMRADDRVIVLGEDVGKVGGVFRVTQGLHEEFGEDRVIDTPLSEGGIIGAAIGMALYGLLPVPEIQFADFIFPGYDQIVSELAKLRYRSGGEYPAKMVIRTPVGGGIRGGLYHSQSPESLFIHVAGLKVVCPSNPYDAKGLLLASLRDPDPVLFFEPKRVYRAAKGDVPEGDYVVPLSKAKVVREATGRRAVTVVAWGAMLYEALAAADEAERQGVSCEVVDLRTLWPIDLDTVLDSVKRTGRLVVVHEAPKTCGFGAEIIALVNEKAFLHLEAPPCRVTGYDTPFPYTLEMDYLPLAHRILPAVVATANY; via the coding sequence ATGACCCAGATGAATCTCGTCTCCGCCATCAACGACGCCCTGAAGGTCGCCATGCGCGCCGACGACCGCGTCATCGTGCTCGGCGAGGACGTCGGCAAGGTCGGGGGCGTGTTCCGCGTGACCCAGGGCCTGCACGAAGAGTTCGGCGAGGACCGCGTCATCGACACGCCGCTCTCCGAGGGCGGTATCATTGGCGCCGCGATCGGCATGGCCCTCTACGGGCTCTTGCCCGTCCCGGAGATCCAATTCGCCGACTTCATCTTCCCCGGCTACGACCAAATCGTGAGCGAGCTCGCGAAGTTGCGCTATCGCTCGGGCGGCGAGTATCCCGCGAAAATGGTCATCCGCACGCCGGTCGGCGGCGGCATCCGAGGCGGCCTCTACCACTCGCAGTCTCCTGAGTCGCTCTTCATCCACGTCGCCGGTCTGAAGGTGGTGTGCCCCTCGAACCCCTACGACGCGAAGGGCCTCCTGCTCGCGTCGCTGCGCGATCCGGATCCCGTGCTGTTCTTCGAGCCGAAGCGGGTCTACAGGGCCGCCAAAGGCGACGTCCCGGAGGGCGACTATGTCGTGCCGCTCTCCAAGGCGAAGGTGGTGCGCGAGGCGACCGGCCGGCGCGCGGTCACGGTCGTCGCGTGGGGCGCGATGCTCTACGAAGCGCTCGCGGCTGCGGACGAGGCCGAGCGGCAGGGCGTCTCGTGCGAGGTGGTCGACCTCCGCACGCTGTGGCCGATCGACCTCGACACGGTGCTCGACAGCGTCAAACGCACGGGGCGGCTCGTCGTGGTGCACGAGGCGCCGAAGACCTGCGGTTTCGGGGCCGAGATCATCGCCCTCGTCAACGAGAAGGCGTTCCTCCACCTCGAGGCGCCCCCCTGCCGCGTGACGGGCTACGACACGCCCTTCCCGTACACCCTCGAGATGGACTACTTGCCGCTCGCCCACCGCATTCTGCCGGCCGTCGTCGCGACGGCGAACTACTGA
- a CDS encoding ferritin-like domain-containing protein codes for MLRRRAARMREEHVDLSVPVEWESEREREACVAFFNAAFRAEESGLTQAHALADQLSERDPELGECLRLYGDEEGWHRELLTAFLESIGGEVRPMGPTTRTFYRLYARAERVDTIVLTNLMFETIGSTTYRLALRHVRAHPTLAGVRHMLSILTRDESFHVPLNVHFLRECTRLGFASHPWRQQALYDTLFGALLASAYASRRRALAFDHIPFPTLARAYAEHLGRLFLHEDDLHLRPPSPLLWAVGLTSSRLLRDPHPSTVSLEAAEAAVERERVAVHAL; via the coding sequence ATGCTCCGCCGTCGCGCGGCGCGCATGCGCGAGGAGCACGTCGACCTCAGCGTGCCCGTCGAGTGGGAGTCCGAGCGCGAGCGAGAGGCGTGCGTCGCGTTCTTCAACGCCGCGTTCCGCGCGGAGGAGTCGGGGCTCACGCAGGCCCACGCCCTCGCCGACCAGCTCTCGGAGCGCGACCCGGAGCTGGGCGAATGCCTCCGCCTTTACGGCGACGAAGAGGGCTGGCACCGCGAGCTGCTCACCGCGTTTCTCGAGTCGATAGGCGGCGAGGTTCGACCGATGGGTCCCACGACCCGCACCTTCTATCGCCTCTACGCTCGCGCGGAGCGGGTCGACACGATCGTCCTCACGAACCTCATGTTCGAGACCATCGGCTCGACCACCTACCGCCTCGCGCTGCGCCACGTTCGCGCGCACCCCACGTTGGCGGGGGTGCGTCACATGCTCTCGATTCTCACGCGGGATGAGTCGTTCCACGTGCCGCTGAACGTCCACTTCCTGCGCGAGTGCACGCGCCTCGGCTTCGCCTCGCACCCGTGGCGCCAGCAGGCGCTGTACGACACGCTGTTCGGCGCCCTGCTCGCCTCCGCCTACGCGAGCCGCCGCCGCGCCCTCGCGTTCGACCACATCCCGTTCCCCACGCTCGCCCGGGCGTACGCCGAGCACCTCGGGAGGCTCTTCCTCCACGAGGACGATCTCCACCTTCGACCCCCGTCGCCGCTGCTCTGGGCCGTCGGTCTCACGAGCTCCCGGCTCCTGCGCGACCCGCACCCGTCCACCGTGAGCCTCGAGGCCGCGGAGGCCGCGGTGGAGCGCGAGCGCGTCGCGGTCCACGCGCTTTGA
- a CDS encoding class I SAM-dependent methyltransferase, producing MSLLHACVVALALAAVLFLVARRRAGRFPQSALRLAIDRTAQRYARAADGRGQYYFARGKLSGDPVTSVVAALGRLGTVLDLGCGRGQLGVLLLELGVADRVRGVDWDPVKVALATRAAEGLTAEFATGDVRSATADPADTLLLIDILHYFSIAEQDALLREVAARVAPGGRLLLREADLGRGLRSLITRGFEGVGTALRVNRGERVIFRDVEREIVPILTSAGLECRVEPCWAGTPFSNVLLVAVRGLAEVAPEERSPCARLRSG from the coding sequence ATGTCCCTCCTTCATGCGTGCGTCGTCGCCCTCGCCCTCGCCGCGGTGCTGTTCCTCGTCGCGCGTCGCCGCGCCGGGCGCTTCCCCCAGAGCGCGCTCCGGCTCGCGATCGATCGCACAGCGCAGCGCTACGCGCGCGCCGCCGACGGCCGCGGACAGTACTACTTCGCGCGGGGAAAGCTCTCCGGCGATCCCGTGACGAGCGTGGTCGCCGCGCTGGGGCGCCTCGGGACCGTCCTCGATCTGGGCTGCGGCCGCGGGCAGCTCGGGGTCCTGCTCCTCGAGCTTGGGGTGGCCGACCGCGTGCGCGGGGTCGACTGGGATCCGGTGAAGGTCGCGCTGGCCACGCGGGCCGCGGAGGGGTTGACCGCCGAGTTCGCGACCGGCGACGTGAGGAGCGCCACGGCGGATCCCGCGGACACGCTGCTTCTGATTGATATACTTCACTATTTTTCGATCGCCGAGCAGGACGCGCTGCTGCGCGAGGTGGCCGCGCGCGTGGCGCCGGGGGGCAGGCTCCTTCTCCGCGAGGCCGACCTCGGTCGAGGGCTCCGGTCGCTCATCACGCGCGGGTTCGAGGGCGTGGGCACCGCCCTGCGCGTAAACCGGGGGGAGCGGGTGATCTTCCGCGACGTTGAGCGCGAGATCGTGCCGATCCTCACGTCGGCCGGCCTCGAGTGTCGGGTGGAGCCGTGCTGGGCGGGGACGCCGTTCTCGAACGTGCTGCTCGTGGCCGTCCGCGGGCTCGCGGAGGTCGCGCCGGAGGAGCGCTCCCCTTGCGCCCGGCTCCGCTCCGGGTAA